From Candidatus Nanopelagicales bacterium, one genomic window encodes:
- a CDS encoding MFS transporter, whose amino-acid sequence MKHSPVRYVKASVAISAYGSALAMFALAWLSYQISGSLLISILVLSAGALPSLVLMKTSAEITQRFDVRVLCANLLWIKVGVFVLLALLIQLGYISVWLLLIGALFVGVLIALFTPSYNLILRSVAPPGQLDKLDASLATWVAGATIIGLISGGLLMNTLGAPAVFLINSSTYLPMIFVFMRLPAVDTKKPIDHDSEMGLRATIGLISGTSLLRRVVLFTVIFQLLAWPL is encoded by the coding sequence ATGAAGCACTCACCCGTTCGATACGTCAAGGCCAGTGTGGCAATCAGCGCTTACGGAAGTGCGCTCGCGATGTTCGCGCTGGCGTGGCTGTCGTACCAGATATCGGGATCTCTGCTTATCTCAATCTTGGTGCTCTCCGCCGGAGCACTGCCATCCCTGGTGCTCATGAAAACAAGCGCAGAGATCACCCAGCGTTTCGATGTCCGGGTCCTCTGCGCGAATCTGCTCTGGATCAAGGTGGGCGTTTTTGTCCTGCTCGCCCTACTGATTCAGCTTGGGTACATCTCAGTCTGGCTCCTGCTGATCGGGGCGCTGTTCGTCGGAGTCTTGATCGCGCTCTTCACGCCGTCCTACAACTTGATCTTGCGTTCAGTCGCTCCACCCGGTCAACTCGACAAGTTGGATGCCTCCCTGGCGACCTGGGTTGCGGGAGCCACCATTATTGGGCTGATCAGCGGGGGGCTACTGATGAACACCCTCGGAGCTCCAGCGGTCTTTCTCATCAACTCGTCGACGTACTTGCCGATGATTTTCGTCTTCATGCGCCTCCCGGCTGTGGATACCAAGAAGCCGATCGATCACGACTCAGAGATGGGTCTACGGGCAACTATCGGGCTCATCTCCGGTACTTCTCTGCTTCGCAGGGTCGTGCTCTTCACTGTGATCTTTCAACTGCTCGCTTGGCCCCT